One genomic segment of Aliarcobacter cibarius includes these proteins:
- the dapB gene encoding 4-hydroxy-tetrahydrodipicolinate reductase produces the protein MIKIGILGSTGRVGSLLIDDLKNDQEAKLACVHVLDKIEKILPQDTVVTNDINVLFDESDVIIDFSSPVGTESLLTAVVEGGKRKALVVATTGLNKHQQNLLLEASKLVPILYATNMSLGVAVLNKLVTLAAKTLKDFDIEIVEQHHRHKVDSPSGTALTLAEHAASARNLNLDSVRISGRDGQIGARTKDEIAVMALRGGDIVGRHTVGLYNDGEFLELNHTATARNTFSKGAIKVAKWIVTKDANLYSINDALGL, from the coding sequence TTTGGGAAGTACAGGAAGAGTTGGAAGTTTATTAATTGATGATTTAAAAAATGATCAAGAAGCTAAATTGGCTTGTGTTCATGTTTTAGATAAAATTGAGAAAATTTTACCTCAAGATACAGTTGTTACAAATGATATAAATGTATTATTTGATGAGAGTGATGTTATTATTGATTTTTCAAGTCCTGTAGGTACGGAATCTCTTTTAACTGCTGTTGTTGAAGGTGGTAAAAGAAAAGCTTTAGTAGTTGCAACTACGGGCTTAAATAAACATCAACAAAACTTGCTTCTTGAAGCTAGTAAGCTAGTGCCTATTTTATATGCTACAAATATGAGTTTAGGAGTTGCAGTTTTAAATAAACTTGTAACTCTTGCTGCTAAGACTTTAAAAGATTTTGATATTGAAATTGTTGAACAACATCATAGACATAAAGTTGATTCACCATCTGGTACAGCATTAACATTGGCAGAGCATGCTGCAAGTGCAAGAAATTTAAATCTTGATAGTGTTAGAATTTCTGGAAGAGATGGACAAATTGGTGCTAGAACAAAAGATGAAATTGCAGTTATGGCATTAAGAGGTGGAGATATTGTGGGTCGACACACTGTTGGATTATACAATGATGGGGAATTTTTAGAGTTAAACCATACAGCAACTGCTAGAAATACTTTTTCAAAAGGTGCTATAAAAGTTGCAAAATGGATAGTGACAAAAGATGCAAATCTATACTCTATAAATGATGCTCTAGGGCTATAA
- a CDS encoding TIGR01212 family radical SAM protein (This family includes YhcC from E. coli K-12, an uncharacterized radical SAM protein.): MREKLKEVLTIGRYFKKKFGEKVYKIPISISGFTCPNIDGTKAHGGCSFCENDSFSPNLQEKKTKFKLNPNIEYNPFLDNQLKQLEMQFLATKKRLENKFGAKKFIVYFQSFTNTYAPFSTLKALYEKALSFDGVLGLSIGTRTDCVTDEILDFLVEKSKNKEIWIEYGIQSFFQTTLDKINRADSIGNMEYWIKRTKEKSLNVCGHLIYGLPDETQEMMLETFRKTISLNVDSIKFHPLYVVKNTLLTNEYKKGKFEPISEELYIDTVVKSIINLPNNVVVQRVTAGIDDDTLLAPMWCKDKHKQIKKIREALFLEGLDY; encoded by the coding sequence ATGAGAGAAAAATTAAAAGAAGTATTGACTATTGGTCGGTACTTCAAAAAAAAGTTTGGGGAAAAAGTATATAAAATCCCTATTTCAATTTCAGGTTTTACATGTCCAAATATAGATGGAACAAAAGCTCATGGTGGATGCTCATTTTGTGAAAATGACTCTTTTAGCCCAAATCTACAAGAAAAAAAAACTAAGTTTAAATTAAATCCAAATATAGAATATAACCCCTTTTTAGATAATCAATTAAAGCAATTAGAAATGCAATTTTTAGCAACAAAAAAAAGATTAGAAAATAAATTTGGTGCTAAAAAGTTTATAGTTTATTTTCAATCTTTTACAAATACTTATGCACCATTTTCAACGCTTAAAGCACTTTATGAAAAAGCACTTAGTTTTGATGGTGTATTAGGATTAAGTATTGGTACTAGAACAGATTGTGTTACAGATGAGATTTTAGACTTTTTAGTTGAAAAATCTAAAAACAAAGAGATTTGGATAGAGTATGGAATACAAAGTTTTTTTCAAACTACACTAGATAAAATAAATCGTGCTGATAGTATTGGAAATATGGAATATTGGATTAAAAGAACTAAAGAAAAAAGTTTAAATGTTTGTGGACATTTGATTTATGGATTACCTGATGAAACTCAAGAGATGATGCTAGAAACATTTAGAAAGACTATTAGTTTAAATGTTGATTCTATAAAATTTCATCCTTTATATGTAGTAAAAAATACTCTTTTAACAAATGAGTACAAAAAAGGAAAGTTTGAACCAATAAGTGAAGAACTGTATATAGATACAGTGGTAAAATCAATTATTAACCTACCTAATAATGTAGTTGTTCAAAGAGTAACTGCTGGAATAGATGATGATACACTATTGGCGCCTATGTGGTGTAAAGATAAACACAAACAAATAAAAAAAATAAGAGAAGCTTTGTTCCTAGAAGGTTTAGATTATTAG
- a CDS encoding LysR family transcriptional regulator gives MLNDFAKLETFLTVVREKSFSKASAKLGISQPAVTQQMKFIEDYLDVQIVDRKKNGIKLTKEGQILHSIALKIEKCVSNAEKDLLKIMNKSTTFVFGASFIIGNYILPRFLNNLKENIRNDVSINVSVSHEAIEDLLDKKIDIALVENYISNDDIIYREWMEDEIVIFSNQKLPTKAKAEDLLSYKWVCRNPESNTRLLFKDSLEKANYPDCDTFNVTSEVTSATTIVQTVLHSDKNDTPTVSIVSRNAIESLLKAGALYESRIGNQKMIRKLYIAYRKDRKHDAFIENVVDYLLKMK, from the coding sequence ATGCTTAATGATTTTGCTAAATTAGAGACTTTTTTAACTGTTGTAAGAGAGAAGTCTTTTTCAAAAGCATCAGCAAAACTTGGAATTTCACAACCAGCTGTTACTCAGCAGATGAAATTTATTGAAGATTACTTAGATGTTCAAATTGTAGATAGAAAGAAAAATGGTATAAAACTCACAAAAGAGGGACAAATTCTTCATTCTATTGCTTTAAAAATTGAAAAATGCGTTAGTAATGCTGAAAAAGATCTATTAAAAATTATGAATAAAAGTACTACATTTGTATTTGGTGCTAGTTTTATTATTGGTAACTATATACTTCCTAGATTTCTAAATAATCTTAAAGAAAATATTAGAAATGATGTATCAATTAATGTCTCTGTATCTCATGAAGCAATAGAAGATTTACTTGATAAAAAAATAGATATTGCATTAGTAGAAAACTATATTTCAAATGATGATATTATTTATAGAGAATGGATGGAAGATGAAATAGTTATTTTTTCTAATCAAAAACTTCCAACAAAAGCTAAAGCAGAGGATTTATTATCATACAAATGGGTTTGCAGAAATCCTGAATCTAACACAAGATTATTATTTAAAGATTCTTTAGAAAAAGCAAATTATCCAGATTGTGACACATTCAATGTAACAAGCGAAGTTACAAGTGCAACTACAATTGTTCAAACAGTTCTTCATTCAGATAAAAATGATACTCCTACTGTTTCAATTGTATCAAGAAATGCTATTGAATCATTACTAAAAGCTGGGGCTTTATATGAATCTCGAATTGGTAATCAAAAAATGATTAGAAAACTATATATTGCATATAGAAAAGATAGAAAACACGACGCATTTATAGAAAATGTTGTTGACTACTTATTAAAAATGAAGTAA
- the purF gene encoding amidophosphoribosyltransferase produces MCAIVGIFGNDNAARLASVSLFAMQHRGQEATGISSSCDGKIYTKKDRGLVSEVFNEEALAYLKGNMAIGHNRYATAGSDSVLDAQPVYAKYKLGEISIVHNGNLINKDEVRKDLIDKGAIFQTGMDTENLIHLIAKNTKDSLRDRIIEALTRTIGAYCFIVQSRSKQFAIRDRYGIRPLSLGKLKSGGYIVASETCAFDLVGAEFIRDVKPGEMLIFSESEEPESVQLFEPEFRPCAFEYVYFARPDSVIDGKNVYTTRENMGKALARNDANSKIKYDMVVPVPDSGVPAALGYSAESGIPFKYGIIRNHYVGRTFIEPTQEMRNLKVRMKLSPMGSLIKGKSLLVIDDSIVRGTTSKRIVKMLKEAGAKEVHFRVASPEIKFPCFYGIDTPTKEELISTRMTKDEVCKFIEADSLEYLSIEDLVNAIGNDRHYALESFDGDYFVKA; encoded by the coding sequence ATGTGTGCGATAGTAGGAATTTTTGGTAATGATAATGCAGCTAGATTAGCGTCTGTTTCGCTTTTTGCAATGCAACATAGAGGACAAGAAGCAACTGGTATTTCATCATCATGTGATGGAAAAATATATACAAAAAAAGATAGAGGTTTAGTTTCTGAGGTGTTTAACGAAGAAGCATTAGCATATTTAAAAGGTAATATGGCTATAGGTCACAATAGATATGCAACTGCTGGTAGTGATTCTGTTTTAGACGCACAACCTGTTTATGCAAAATATAAACTAGGTGAAATTTCAATTGTTCATAATGGTAACCTAATAAATAAAGATGAAGTAAGAAAAGATTTAATTGATAAAGGTGCAATTTTTCAAACAGGGATGGACACTGAAAATTTAATTCATCTAATTGCTAAAAATACAAAAGATAGTTTAAGAGATAGAATTATTGAAGCACTTACTAGAACGATTGGAGCTTATTGTTTTATAGTTCAAAGTAGAAGTAAGCAGTTTGCAATAAGAGATAGATACGGAATTAGACCTCTGTCTTTAGGGAAACTTAAAAGTGGTGGATATATAGTTGCTAGTGAAACTTGTGCTTTTGATTTAGTTGGAGCAGAATTTATAAGAGATGTAAAACCGGGTGAAATGCTAATATTTAGTGAATCTGAAGAACCAGAATCAGTTCAACTATTTGAACCAGAATTTAGACCATGTGCTTTTGAATATGTATATTTTGCAAGACCGGATTCTGTAATAGATGGTAAAAATGTTTATACAACAAGAGAAAATATGGGTAAAGCTTTAGCTAGAAATGATGCTAATAGCAAAATAAAATATGATATGGTTGTTCCTGTTCCAGACAGTGGAGTACCTGCTGCATTAGGATATTCAGCAGAAAGTGGAATACCTTTTAAATATGGAATTATAAGAAATCATTACGTTGGTAGAACATTTATAGAACCTACTCAAGAGATGAGAAACTTAAAAGTAAGAATGAAATTAAGTCCAATGGGTTCATTAATTAAAGGTAAATCATTATTAGTAATTGATGATTCAATTGTAAGAGGAACTACTTCAAAAAGAATTGTAAAAATGTTAAAAGAAGCAGGTGCGAAAGAAGTACACTTTAGAGTTGCTAGTCCTGAGATAAAATTCCCATGTTTCTATGGTATTGATACGCCAACAAAAGAAGAGTTAATATCTACTAGAATGACAAAAGATGAGGTTTGTAAGTTTATAGAAGCTGATAGTTTAGAGTATTTATCAATTGAAGATCTAGTAAATGCAATTGGAAATGATAGACATTATGCTCTTGAAAGTTTTGATGGAGACTATTTCGTAAAAGCATAA